Part of the Pseudomonas abietaniphila genome is shown below.
GGTTCGATATCAATGTGGATGAACTTGCGGCCTTCGCTGTACACCGAGACGGTGCCGGTGTGGCGGTTCGCCCAGCGGTTACCGATGCCGAGCACCATGTCCGATTCCAGCATCGTGGCGTTGCCGTAGCGGTGTGAGGTCTGCAGACCGACCATGCCTGCCATCTGCGGGTGGTCGTCCGGAATCGTGCCCCAGCCCATCAGGGTCGGGATCACCGGGATGCCGGTCAGTTCGGCGAACTCCACCAGCGCGTCCGATGCATCGGCGTTGATGATGCCACCACCGGCGACGATCAACGGGCGTTCGGAGGCGTTGAGCATGGCCAGCGCTTTTTCGATCTGATTGCGACTGGCTTGGGGTTTGATGACCGGCAGCGGTTCGTAGGCATCAATGTCGAATTCGATTTCAGCCATCTGCACGTCGAACGGCAGGTCGATCAACACCGGGCCAGGACGACCGCTGCGCATCAACTGGAAGGCTTTCTGGAACACGTAAGGCACCTGGCCCGGCTCCATGACCGTGGTCGCCCACTTGGCGACCGGCGCAGCGATGCTGGCGATGTCGACCGCCTGGAAATCTTCCTTGTGCATGCGGGCACGGGGCGCTTGCCCGGTGATGCAGAGGATCGGAATCGAGTCGGCAGACGCGGAGTAGAGGCCGGTGATCATGTCAGTACCGGCAGGGCCGGACGTCCCGATGCAGACACCGATGTTGCCCGCGATTGCACGGGTGTAACCCTCGGCCATGTGCGAGGCGCCTTCGACGTGACGCGCCAGCACGTGATCGATGCCGCCGAGTTTCTTGAATGCGGCGTACAAAGGGTTGATGGCAGCGCCGGGGATACCGAACGCGGTATCGACCCCTTCGCGACGCATCACCAGAACGGCGGCTTCGATGGCTCTCATGATGGTCATTTGTTAGTCTCCTGAACTCGATAGTTTTTGTACGTAGTTCTTTAGTTTTTGTACGTCAGCAGCGTGATTTGAATTGAAGTTTTTGTGAATGGCTGCTTTTGGCAATTCTGTCGGTATCAGGAGTATCGAATGGATCGTTACACAGAGCTGCGCAGCTACGTGCTGGTTGCCACCCACGGCAGCTTTGCCGCTGCCGCGCTGGTCGAAGGCGTGACCCCGGTCATCATGGGAAGGCGACTCAGTGCACTGGAGGATCGACTGGGGGTGAAGCTGATTCACCGGTCAACGCGTGGCCTTACCCTGACCGACGCGGGGGATTCCTATCTGGAAAACGCCAAGCAGGTGCTGCAGTCATTCGAAGAGCTCGACGCAAG
Proteins encoded:
- the gcl gene encoding glyoxylate carboligase, with translation MTIMRAIEAAVLVMRREGVDTAFGIPGAAINPLYAAFKKLGGIDHVLARHVEGASHMAEGYTRAIAGNIGVCIGTSGPAGTDMITGLYSASADSIPILCITGQAPRARMHKEDFQAVDIASIAAPVAKWATTVMEPGQVPYVFQKAFQLMRSGRPGPVLIDLPFDVQMAEIEFDIDAYEPLPVIKPQASRNQIEKALAMLNASERPLIVAGGGIINADASDALVEFAELTGIPVIPTLMGWGTIPDDHPQMAGMVGLQTSHRYGNATMLESDMVLGIGNRWANRHTGTVSVYSEGRKFIHIDIEPTQIGRVLMPDLGIVSDAGAALAMFLEVAREWHTAGKLKDRSSWLASCQERKRTMQRKTHYDNIPVKPQRVYEEMNQYFGKDTCYVSTIGLSQIAGAQFLHVYKPRHWINCGQAGPLGWTIPAALGVAKADPSRKVVALSGDYDFQFMIEELAVGAQFKLPYIHVVVNNSYLGLIRQAQRNFDIDYCVQLAFDNINAPELEGYGVDHVAVAEGLGCKAIRVSDPAHIQAALAEASSLMQQYSVPVVVEVILERVTNIAMGTEINAINEFESLAEHRDDAPTAISLLD